The Chitinophaga pinensis DSM 2588 region ATCATTGTGCTGGAGCCCTTTACCGGTAAGCAGAAACAGGATGCCTTCCCAGGATTTATCCAGATTGACCATAGCGGGATCTTCTTCTTCAGCTTCATAAATCCTGTCTTCCAATAAAGAACTGTCTTGTATGTAGGCTTCAAGTTCGGCTGGCGTCGCACGAAGAAGCTCGAGGACCATACTCATAGGATGGAGTTACAATTTAGTGTAGGCTAAAAGTATAACTTTTTGGCAATAGGAGGTAATATCCATCCTTTAATATTATTCCTCCTTCAGACTCTTTACCGGATTCAGTAAAGCCGCTTTTACACTCTGGAACCCAATTGTCAGTATTGCTATCATTATGGCGATACATCCTGCCAGCAGGAATACGCTCCAGGACAGGGATATCTTATAGCTAAATGTATCAAGCCACTGACGCATAGTATACCAGGCCAAGGGAGACGCAATGATAATAGCGGCGAAGACTAGTTTCAGGAAATCGCCGGATAGCAGTCTGACGATACTTACCACAGAAGCACCCAGTACTTTTCTTACTCCTATTTCTTTCGTCCGCTGTTCAGCCGTGAAGGCTGCCAGACCAAACAAACCCAAACAGGCGATAAATATCGAAAGACAGGCGAAGATGGCGATGAGACTACCGGCAATGGTCTCACTTTTGTAGCTGTTCTGAAAGTCACTATCCAGGAATGAATATGTAAACGGATAGTCCGGATTCATCTTCCGGCAAAGTCTTTCAATACCGGCGAGTGCCTGTTTCGTTTGTCCCGGCTGGGTTTTAATCAGAATATGATCGTACACCTGTTTTTCATTCAAACGGATTATAATAGGCCGAATAGGCACATGTAATGAATTGAAATGAAAGTCTTTCAGTACGCCTATAATAATACCCGCCTGTTTGCCAAATGTCAATGGTTGCCCGACAGGATCTTTATACCCCAGTCGTTTCGCGGTGGATTCATTGATCAGATAATTGGTCGAATCGGCGCCGTAGGCGGGCGAAAAGTCCCTTCCCTGAAGCATTTGCAAGTGCATTGTTTTAACGAAATCATATCCTACTGCTGTATTATTGAACTGAATCGCCAGACTGGGATCTTTTCCCTGCCAGTTTACGATGTCCGTAGTATTGCGATTCTGCAAAGGATTGGTCTGCATATGTGAGACAGACTGAATATCCGGTTGCTGTAAGAGTTCCTGTTTAAAGGTCTGGAAGTGCGCCGCGATGTCACCTTCACCACGGAGGATGATTATATTTTCGCGATCAAATCCCAGATTCTTGCGCTGTATATATTTCATCTGCCGATAAACGACGATCGTACCAACGATCATGAGGATAGACAATACAAACTGAAAGACTACCAGTCCACGTCTGAATAATTGTGCGCTTGGGCCTGTTTGCAACGTTCCTTTCAGCACCCGTACAGGTTTGATAGCGGAGAGAAAGAATGCCGGATAGCTACCGGATAGCAGAGACGTAACAATGAGTATTCCTAACAGCGATATGCCAAAAGCGGGATCTCCAAAGGGCAATGACAGCGTCTTGTCTGTCAGCCTGTTGAAGAAGGGTAAACTTAACCATACAGTGGCAATTGCCAGGATGGTGGCAATCACCGTCATCAACAGGGCTTCATGCATAAACTGCCAGATCAGTGAAAGGCGTTGTGCGCCGATCGCTTTTCTGACACCTACTTCTTTTGCGCGTTTGATGGAACGTGCGGTGGTCAGGTTCATAAAATTGATGGTGGCGATCAGCAGCAGAAACGCGGCTACAATAATAAAGAGCCGTACATACCCGATACGACCACCATCGCGCTGTCCATTGCTGAAGTTAGAATAAAGGTACGCGTCCGCTTCCGGTTGCAGGAACAATTCGATGTTGTAAACGGCACTGATATCTTTATTGCGGCCTTTCAGAAAGGTCTTCAGTTTACTTTCCACTTTTTTAGGATCAGTACCTGGTTTCACCTGAATACGGGTGCCTGGTCCTGTATTCTCCCATACAGTGAGCCAGGGTTCTCTTTTCAGGTAAAGTTGCCAGTTCAGCAGATAGTCATATTTATCTGTTGATTGATGTGGCAGATCTTCAAATACAGCCGTTACTTTATAATCCGAACCATCAAAACGGACGTTCTTGCCAAGGGCAGTATAGGGATCATTGAAGAAAGCAGTGGCTACCTTACGGGAAATCGCAATATTATCAGGCATGCTTAGCGCAGATGTGGCAGCCCCGGCGAGTAAGGGTATATTGTAGATGTGGAACCAGTCTGCTCCCGCAAAACACCCTGTTAACCGGGAGGATTTTTCTCCTACACTCAACACATGCTCTTCATTCGTAGAGATACCAGCTGCATAGGCAATTTCAGGTATATGTGATTTGACTTCATCCGCCATGAGACCCGGTGTATCCTCATCCGTTACGATCCTTCCATCGGCTATTTCGTGCTCCATGATGCGGAATAAACGCCCTATATCGGCATATTGTCTGCCGGTGCGTAGTTCATCCTGTACCCATAACAACAGTATCAGACCTGACGCAATACCCAGGGCCAGCCCCATGATATTGATCGCGGAGAAGGCTTTGTTGCGGACAATATTCCGGCAGGCGATTTTAAAGTAGTTGTTTAGCATAGTGGATGAAGTTTCTGAGCTCGCTCAAGACTCATGCCACCTCCCGAAAGGCTTATTTCTCGCATACATTGAGGAATTGGTGATCGTCTGATTGTTCGATAGCGAACGAAAACAGTCCATTTCTGGACAGGATTTTACTTTTTTGATTCAAAGGCTATTCCCATCGGTCAAAATTCAACCTTTTTATTGCAGTTATTTATTCTACAATAAGATTTTTAGACTGAGATACCAGCTTTTTATAAGGTTCACTGATAAAACCGTCAACATAAGAAACACCATCTATGGCGAAGCCACATCCATGTCCTTTATTATGCAGGATCAGCAGTTGACCGTTAGGCAGATATCGTTTGATAAGACGGTTGTAAAACGGACGGCACCAGCGGTCAATATCACCGGCAGAGATCAGCGCAGGGACTGATGAATACAAGGGATCTTTCATTGTTTTAGGCGCCGGATTGACTTTCCAGCAATCGCAGACAGGATGGTCGACATTATTAAAAGCATAACCCGCCAGCCAGGGGAGTACCTCATCTTGTTTTTTGATCAGTACAGGGTTCGAATATTGAATCTGTTCACTGCAATAGACGGAATAGCGCATACCCATCGAAAGGTGCGTATCTGTCGTAAAATAGCCATCCAGGACTTCTTTTATATAGTCCTGATGCCGGCCATTGATAATGTCATTGATCACGGCAGGAACGGCGCTTATCTGTGTGTTATTCATATGACCTAACACAGCATCCAGCAATTCATTTTTTGTATAGGTAATGTCGATACTGTCATGCTGTCCTTTCTCCAGATACCGGATGCTAAACTTCCTTCCGTGTATATCCGTAAAGTATTGGTGAAAACGGTTACGCAGGTCTGTATATTCCGGTTTATTCAGCGAATCAGTCATGGTGTTCGTAAACACCTGTTCCAGTGCTTCATTGATATTGAACATCGCTTCTTCTTCATAACGTGTAAAGCTGGGTAGCGGAGAATTGAGGATCAGGGCGCGTACTGCTTCAGGATGGTTTTTAGCCACCGCCATCATCAATCCACCACTATAGGAGATGCCAACGAGATTGAGAGAGTCTATATGCAGGGCCAGGCGCAGATCGTTGATGTCTTCTACTGTTTCTGTAGTATTATATGCTGACAGATCAATACCTTGTCGTAGCAATTTTTCCCGGCATTGTGTGGCAGCTATCCGTATCAGACTGTCTTTGTTTTTGTTTTCCCGGTAGCTCTGTTTGATGGCTGCGTCTACTTCAAAGCATTCCAGGCAGGGTTGTGCTTTACGGGTACCTCGCTGGTCAATGGCAATGAAACCGCCATAACGCAGGAAGCCGGAATTATAGCTGATGCTATCGATAAAGTCGATGGTACTGTAACCAGGACCTCCTGTCATATACAGGCTCACCATTTTACTGGCATCCTGGTCGGGACGGCGTACGAAGAAGAAAGGTAGTTTCACTTTACGTCCATTGGGTTTACTACGTTTTTCGGGTACCACCAGGTAGCCCGTTTGCAGTATCAGCCGGGGATCGGCCTTTACCAGTTGCGGGTAGGGCGTGATGGAAACAGTATATCGTTGGCCATATGATAATTGCGTGATAGCCAAAAGGATAAATAGCGTATGGAGTGTCTTTTTCATAATACAAAGAACGTAACAAGGGGATTGCTGAGAAAGTAAAAAACGGACAATTTACAGGGTATCGCTCAGTCGTTGACCTGTAAGTTTGATCACATCTTTGGAGAAGTGACTGAGGTCATAATAGCCATAGTCCCATGGGTCGAAAGTCTCTCTGGTCTGGATAAAGGCGGTCAGGGCAGCACGCGTTCGCAGGATGGAAAAGTAGGCCTTGGGTGGGAGACCGATCACTTTAGAGAAATAACGGTTGATGCTTTTGGAGGTCAGGAACAGCCGTTCTGCCACCTGGGAAGTGTTGAGCTGCATGCCGGTAGTATGGTATTCTCCGATAGCGTCGTTGACTATTTTCAGGTAATGGTCTTTCTTTGCGCGTTTGGCTCTTTGCAGGAGGAGATATTCCTGTATGATGAGCACCCGTTCTGTAAAGGTGATGGGTTGTTTCATCTTCATCAGCAAAGAAGGAGGTAATACCTGTCCAAGGGGAATAACCTTGTGATCCAGTTTGGTCTGACTGATACCAAGAACAGCTTCCAGTCCGCCGGGATAGAACTTTACTGTAAAGATCAGGTCTGTCGGCAGGATATGTCTTGTCACCTGACCGTTTCGCAGGATCAGTATATCATCTGTCGCACCGATATGATGAAAAACCTTATCCAGTTGGATCCGGTAGGGAGTGCCCAGGTTGATATAAAAAGTGGGCGTCCAGCTGGCAAACATGCCCGATTGGGAATGTCCTTTGGCAAAGTACTGATCGAAGCCGGAAGGGGAGGATTCTGAGAAGAATTCGACGAAATGAGCCAGGTCTTCAACTGGCTTTCTAAAGTCATAGATCTCCCGGATATTCTGAAATATTTCAATCATCGCTGGCTTGGGTAATACCAGTCTCTAATATAGGCATTTAGCGGCTGATTTCCAGCAATAGAGACAGTGGTTTCCTGCACTAATGACGTGTTTGGCGACTCGTACAGTTATCTGTATCTTTAAACAGATTGTCACAGCAGCAGTGCTGCATCAGCACAATTAGTAGAAGAGTTAGCACAGCGGGAACAATTACAGGGCATTGCCTCCGGCGCCTGTGGTGGCGATATTCTTTTTTGGAGGCATGTCTGGAACTGGGCATTCCGGCTACCCTGTATCTACCGATGACACCTGCCGTATTAAACAGAAATCAGTATCATTTGCCGGCCAGCAATGGGATCAGCGTTTTGACCGTTTGCTGTCTATGTTGCCGGTAGTCATGTAGGAGAAACAAACGACAGAACAACGTAAAACGAATGTATTCCAGCAACTGAACATCCGCATGTTACAGGATGCGTTGGCAAACGGAAGCGAACACATGACCCTTATGCTTTTATGGAATGAAGTCAGGAATGTGGGGAGTGCCGGTCCTGCCCGGGTGATAGAGGAAGCAGCCCGATATAACGTCTGTACCAGGATCATTCATCCGTCCTGAGCAGGATTATTTACTTGTATTTCAATTAATTTGGGGATATCTCTGAGAAAATTTGCGTAGTCAAATAGCTACATGTATATTTGTAGTCACTTGGCTACATAATGCCGGGTCTATCTTATCAACAACAATAATTCAAGCTATGAATACCAAGAAGAAATTGTCATCTGCACAACAGGAAGAGCTACTCAAGACACTGAAGGCGCGTTTTGAGAAGCATACGGCCCGCCATAAAGGTATTGAATGGGCAGCGGTGGCGGCGAAACTGGAAGCCAGTGCAGATAAACTGTGGTCGCTCAATGCAATGGAAGAAACAGGTGGTGAACCGGATGTAGTAGCACAGGATAAGAAGACCGGCGAATATACATTCTTTGATTGTGCGGCTGAAAGTCCGAAGGGCCGTAGAAGTACCTGTTATGATGGGGAAGCGCTGGCATCCAGAAAAGAAAATAAACCCGAAGACAGTGCGATCAATATGGCAGAAGAGATGGGTATAGAAATACTGACGGAAGAGCAGTACCGTGCATTACAGGAACTGGGAAAGTTTGATCTGAAAACCTCCAGCTGGGTAAAAACACCTGCTGAGATCAGAAAATTAGGTGGCGCCATCTTCTGTGACCGCCGTTACGATCATATTTTTACCTATCACAATGGAGCGGAATCTTACTATGCGGCAAGAGGTTTCCGTGGTGCATTGAAGGTGTAAAAAGAATTTGCTGATGGCAAAGAAGATAAGGCGTAGATGCGATGGCGCACTGCCTGCCTATACAGGCAAAGGGTAAGGGCGTTCCTGGGGCAGTAATGCCATCGCTTCCTCTATCTTACGTACCTTCACCAACTGTCCGATATGTTGAGAATAAGCGGTGATATCTTCTATCCCGATGATCCATTCAGAAATATATTGATCAACAGCTGTACCCGATATCCCGATCTGAAGGGCACGTTGATCGGTTGGTTGCAGATAAATATCTCTTTCCGGGTCCCATTGCACCCTTACCGGAGATGCTTTCAGTAACCTGTTCCACTCGTTAGTAGTGCTATGGATCTTATGATCAAATTTCGATAATACTGCATTTTGTAAGGCCCATTCAAATCCGCTACGCTTTATTTTAATCGCCAGGATATACTCCTGGTCTTCTTTGGTCGCCCATCCGGAACGATACATCATCCAGCAGAAAGAGGGTTTGATCCAGGTCATTCTATCTCTTCTAAACGGAGGGGTTGTGAATGTCTGCGCTTCTACCGCTCTTTTTGCAATAAGGCCATTGTATGCCTGATAAACAGTGATCGATTCCTCATCGTACAATGCCCTGATCGTTTTTTCTTTCATCTCTGCAATTTACATTTCTTATAATGAATAAGCCATCCCCAATATACGGAGATGGCTTATCACTAATATTGTTATTGTTACTGGTAATTAAGCCAGTTGTTTGCTTTTACTGAATTTATGGCTTTTATATTCTGCCAGCCGGTTGTCAATGATGCCTTTTACGATCTGATAATTCTCCTCATTGTACACGAACGCACTCAGTTCCTTTCTGGCAGCTTCTCCGAAGTAATTCTCTCTCAGTGTAGCATCCTGAAGAAAATTATAAGCTACGTCTTGGGTATAGAGTATATTAAAGCCACTTAAGTTATGCGTATAGATACGGGCAAAGCTATTTTCTGAGGAAAAGTCATCTTCCAGCACGTAGCCTCTGTCAAGCGCATTGATCATGTCCGTTATGGGAGCTTTTCTTTCCTTGATGGCAGCTGCGATTTTCGCCTTTTCAGTATCGAGTTGCAGCAGGTCCCGCTCGATAGCCCACTGGAGGAACATTAACTTGGCCGTTCTGTAGAATCCTGTTGCTTTTGAGAAGGTAGTGAAGTTTTCACTCATGAATTTATCATAAAACTCAAGGACAGGCATGTCGTATGGCAGACCCAGACTAAAATCGCGGATGCTGTCATCATCGTCATACTGTAATCCCCAGTAAATATTTTTTTCAGTGTCTACGGGCAATTGCCAGCGGTAAAAACTCTCGCTCCCGTCATCATTTATCCATACCCGTGCAATATCGCTGCTTTTCAGGGTTGGTTCTCCCAGTAAGTTTTTTAACGCATCAAATTTGAAGTTGAAATCCAGGTCATGGGGCAAACGGGTTTTTGATTTATTGTTATGCCATCTGACATGGCTCAGTATCGGAATAAAAATACCTTTTTTATCCCCGGCTATTAAGGGGTAATTGTCCACGTAAACCTGTGCACTGAATAAGAGGTCGAAGCCGAGTTTCTTATTTTCCACCCAATAGGTAGTGTCAGTAGAACGGTTAGAGATAGTTGGCTTTTTGGGATATTTGAATCCGTTTTTTTCAATAAATGCTATGATACGGTCATCAGAGATAGGCAGTCCTATAAGACTGGTAAGGGTGTCGAACATTTTGGATTATTTAATTAAAATACGAAAGGTGTTTCGCAAAATAGAAAATATTCTATTGTTGCCAAACACCTTTCACAAAACGTTTTATTTATTTATTCGGCGACTACCGGCTGCTTAGCGGCAGCTTTCATTCTTTCTAATTCTTCCAGGTAAGGTTTCCTGTAGGTTTCCATAAACTGCTTTTTGGAATCCCGGAAGGAGCTGACGCCACCGATGAACTTCAGCGTCCTGATATAATACCATGCAAAATCGATCTGTCCTCTCAGGAAACCTGATCTTGCGCTGGCAGGATAGAGGTGATGATTGTTATGCCATTCGCCGGCAACGATACCAGGCCACCACTGATTAATAGATTTATCTTTGAAGTGATAATCAAAGCCTTCTACGTGTTTGATTTCACCTTTTGCATGTCCTTCGTAGTTAAAGGTCCTTACACCTACCCCCCAGATGAATACGCCGGTTAGGATAGCTGCCGTCAGATAAAGACCACCGATCAGATAGAATGCTGTGATCCAGAAACCCCAGTTAGCGATCGTTCCCAGTATGGTCGTCAGCGGGTGTGCAATAGAGCCCCATTTCTGATATTGCTCATAGCTGTTTGCTTTAACACCGGTATGGCTCATCAGCGCAGCTGCCTTTTTATAATCTTCTTCGCTCAGGTCCTTCGCAATAGGCTGGTGGTTCACATCGGCCAGGAAGCAATAGAGGAAGCCGCCTTCTGCGTTATATGGATCGCCCGGTTTATCGGACAGGGAGTGATGCACATGATGTGATACGACATAGATTTCATCCGGAATCATCTTCATTACCAGGTTGCCTGTCAGGAAGCGCCAGAATTTATTGGTGAACTGATATGCCTGGTGTGTGCCGTAACGGTGATACCAGATCGTACCATGCGTGCCCATAAAGATCATCCCGTACACAAAACCAGCTACCAGATGCCAGATGCTGAAGTCGTTTATTTCCATTGCAATGAAGATGAAAAAGAACGGACACAGACTCAGGATCTTCAGCCAGGCGAAAAATGGCAACCAGTTCTTACGCGAAGCGGTAATGTCCAGTCTGCGGAAAAATTCCGAAAACAGCTGTTTAGGCGTCGGTTTTACAAGTGATCCATCCTCGTGCTTCCATCCGTAACTTGGACGAGCCAATACATTTTCTATAAAGGACATGCTTCTATGTTGTGTTTTAAAGTGAGCACAGGATTTTTACAGGCGAAACCCCCTGAGTAAATAATGTGTGTAGGTTTGAAATAGTTCCTGACATATATACGGTTGACCGTAAAAAGAAGACTAAGGCGAGAGCTAAAGATGAGAAGGATTAGTTACTATAAAATAGCAAAAATAGTTCGCAAGCAAAATACTCAAATCATAGAATCCTGACCCAATATAGGTCTAAATTATTTAATTATGTATTATTTTTTTTATCAACGCATGAGGCCGGGAAATTTCCCCTTACAAAGATAGATCCCGCCGCTGTTTTTCGTCGTTTTCGAAAGGTAATTCGGGTGGCATTGACCATTGCTCAACCCGGTAAAGATAGCTTTGGACTTTTTGCAAAGCAACTTCGGGCTGGCTTAGATAGTCTTCAATCCGGAGCAATCAGTAAGGCCCGGAAATATGGTATTTTCATACCATCACCCAAATCATATCATATGGCAAAACAAACTTCATTGATCACCTTTACCGGTCAACTTGGTAACATGATCGGCTATGAACGCAAAGGGAAATTCCTGTTGCGGGCCAAACCGGCAAGCATCCGGCAGACGGTCGCTACCCGCCAGGCAGCACAACGCTTTGGTCTGGCGAGCAAAAAAGGCGCATTGATCCGTAGTGCTTTCGCAAACGAACTGGATGTTCGGTGTGATACAGGACGGATTAACAGATTAAATAAGGCGCTTATTCAGGCGGGAGGTATTACGCAGCTTCAGGGCTTCCGTTTTAATCAAAGTACAGGGATAGAACGGTTCTTCCTTGAAATGCCGGTGTGTGTCAACAAAGGCACTTTATATATTCCGCCGCAGGTATTGCCGGAGATGGATGGCATAACGGCGTTGGAAGTAAAAGTAATCGGCGCCCGTATCAGTTTTTCGAAGCATACCGTAATAGCGACTGATGCTGTCCGGCTGGTTATTAAAACAGGGGAGGCGTTTGCAGGTGCGGAATTGCCCTTGGATGTGCCGGGAGATGGTGTATTGATAGTGACCTTGCAGGTAAGAGGGCTGTATAATGAATTGCCTTCCGGTAATATGAAGTATATGGCAGCGGATATTATTGCCGTGGAACTGCCTGAGCCGAAAGAGGTCATCAATAACTTAGTATATCCACAACGTCAGATATTGCATCATATGCCGTCGGTGACTGCCATTGCTGCATATGAGGGTTGCCGGCAGGTGTTCGTTCAGCGGGAATAGCGGATATTGGCTGCAGGTATGTATTTGGAGTGGATTTTTCTATTGGATATTGTATGTGAATGATATACCATTTTTGTAAACAGGCTTGCTGTAATAGTCTTCTATTGCCTTAAAGGTAACTTTCTTCTTTATTTACTGTAAATATCTGCCAAGAGAGAAAAGTACATCAACTCCGGCATAAGTCCACCTGTATAGCCGGGGTGTCTCGTGTGTATAGCGGTGTTGACGTATGGATGCATGCTAACCGGCGCCTCTGTATGAGATAACCGGTCAGATGAATACTGCTTAATAAATTCTCTTGCACTTATATTGCTGAAGTAAATAGATCATTATTTCTTTGAATATAGGTAAATGTCTATTTTTTTATTTGTAGATTTCGTTGATTTTCCCGGAAATGAAGGAATAAAGTCATATTACAAACTTTGGGAAATAATCTTCGGGTAAATAACTTTGTAATGACTTTCACGATACTATGGGACAGATACGTGACACTAAAGCTATTAACGAGTATTGCTATTGTGCTAAAGCAACTCCGGGAAGAAAGATCTCTCACTCAGGAAGATGTATACAATGACACTAGTATTCATGTAGGCAGGATAGAAACAGCGAATGTGAATCTAGTATTAGCACCTTGTCCGCATTATGCTTTTATTATAATATCAGTCTGGCTCATTTTTTTTAATGACAGAAAACGTATAGTAATGTATTCTGAAAGTTCCTTTTACTCTTAATAGCGTCTCGCATATCAATCGACCCATGAGTATCTATACACAATACCCCCAACAACCTCCCAACAATCAGGAACAGATTTCCTCCTCACTGGACCTTTTCCTGAAGTGCTCATTTCTCATGATCTTAGTAAGCGTCGTAAACCTTGTCACTTACTACTACACTTTCAATATACCCATTATTGACTACGTCGACATTTCTGAAATAGGCGAGCTGTTCCTGCACCAGCTTCCGAATTACCTGTTATTGCTTATCCCGTTGATTGTATTGCTATCCGGATGGAGCTTTTCATTTAATATACTACTTTCTTTTTGCCTGTTGCTGATACATATTATCACATCTGACACAAATACACAGGCAAAAGGACAATTTCTGGTGATCTGCATGGCAGTATACCTGCCAGTAGCGCTTATTTTCTTCACTTATACAGCTAAGGGAGATCTGGGATTCTTCCAGAAGAATCCCGCCTATAAATGGAAATTACTTGTATTTATGTTTACCTCTTCTATATTATTAACCAGCCTGGATAGCATGTTAAACGCAAGACTCGTAAAGGAGCGTTACTTATATAGCGGAACGGATATGGTTCTTGATGGCAACAAGATTATTTCCGATAGTACATTTTACTATGTAGGCAGAACAAAGAGTTTCATCTTTTGCTATGACCCACAAAAGAACCGTGCGAAAATATATCCGGCGGATAAACTACAGGAAATGGTGATCAATACAGCCGATCCTGAACGCTTCTTTAATATGAGCCCTGAAGAAACTTGCGCATCCATATCAAGGGGTATCAGCCGGCCTGTTCACAATCCTGTCAAACCCTAATCCGCTGCTACCTTCACCTTTACCCGTCGTTTTCCTCACCCCAAACCATACAAACACTTTCCCGTCATTCCACCTCGTCCGCTGATAAGACTGCGCAACTCTTACCCCGGATCTCGGCACTTCTTCCTCATGAATAAAATAAGCCCCTTTCTCCGCCAGCTTATACTGCAACAAGGACGTCCTCGGACGAATCTTATCCGGCCTTGTTTTAGGATCATTATTCAATATCCGCGGCATAGCTGCTCTCTGCAACTGTACCTCCCGGTTACTCCCTTCAACATGTGCGGGCACAAATGGTATCCAGTTTTCCGGTATAGCATTCATCACTTCATATCTTATGCGGGCTTCTTCATCACCATCCTTTACCGGCGGACCAGGAGGCAGCACAACACCACTATCATCGATCAGTTTTTGCAAAAAGGAATGATACTCTACTGCGGCTTCGAATCCTGATTTACTGGTACCACCAGGCAGGGGAATGATTGTTTCTACACCCCATACCATGTTAGCCATTTCATCCCGGATGAAAAGTACTTCTTCCTGGGCTTTGCTTTCCTGTATCTTAGCGACAGTCGGCAATAAAAGCAGGTCATTATCCGTAGGCACAGGTGTTGCACTATCCACTTTCATGGAGAACATATTCCAGCGCAGGAAATCGTTCGTATCTCCTTTACCGGCAGCATCTATCCAGAAATTCTCGCCAAAGGAATTGGTCAGGGTAAGGCCCTTGATACTGGTCAGCGTGCCTACAGGGAGTTTATAAGGAATCAGGTACCAGTCATTCGCATAGATCAACCCGAACTCAATGAGTAGGAGTTTTGCTAATTCGGCTGTATCCGGCTTGACATAACTGAAGTTTGTCCGGGAATCTTCAAATGCCCACCAGCGTGTATTCGGCATACCTTCGAACTGAACGGGGGCTGGTATTAATGATTGTGTGATTTTCACTGGTACCGGGGGCGGCGGCGCATCAGGTGGTAATTCGCCTAATGTAGGCGTATCCTTCGCCACGTCGACATTATACCAGTCCAGGTGTCCATGATAATATTCTTCTGCATGGAGCACTTTTTCTCCGTTACCCGCAGGTGCGGAAATCGCAAACTGGTATTCCAGTTGTTCCGGTTTCCAGGCATCATTGATTGGATCTTCCGGCTGGTATAACAGATTCGAAAACCAGGTACGGAACTCTTTTTCT contains the following coding sequences:
- a CDS encoding alpha/beta fold hydrolase, with protein sequence MKKTLHTLFILLAITQLSYGQRYTVSITPYPQLVKADPRLILQTGYLVVPEKRSKPNGRKVKLPFFFVRRPDQDASKMVSLYMTGGPGYSTIDFIDSISYNSGFLRYGGFIAIDQRGTRKAQPCLECFEVDAAIKQSYRENKNKDSLIRIAATQCREKLLRQGIDLSAYNTTETVEDINDLRLALHIDSLNLVGISYSGGLMMAVAKNHPEAVRALILNSPLPSFTRYEEEAMFNINEALEQVFTNTMTDSLNKPEYTDLRNRFHQYFTDIHGRKFSIRYLEKGQHDSIDITYTKNELLDAVLGHMNNTQISAVPAVINDIINGRHQDYIKEVLDGYFTTDTHLSMGMRYSVYCSEQIQYSNPVLIKKQDEVLPWLAGYAFNNVDHPVCDCWKVNPAPKTMKDPLYSSVPALISAGDIDRWCRPFYNRLIKRYLPNGQLLILHNKGHGCGFAIDGVSYVDGFISEPYKKLVSQSKNLIVE
- a CDS encoding helix-turn-helix domain-containing protein; its protein translation is MIEIFQNIREIYDFRKPVEDLAHFVEFFSESSPSGFDQYFAKGHSQSGMFASWTPTFYINLGTPYRIQLDKVFHHIGATDDILILRNGQVTRHILPTDLIFTVKFYPGGLEAVLGISQTKLDHKVIPLGQVLPPSLLMKMKQPITFTERVLIIQEYLLLQRAKRAKKDHYLKIVNDAIGEYHTTGMQLNTSQVAERLFLTSKSINRYFSKVIGLPPKAYFSILRTRAALTAFIQTRETFDPWDYGYYDLSHFSKDVIKLTGQRLSDTL
- a CDS encoding fatty acid desaturase — protein: MSFIENVLARPSYGWKHEDGSLVKPTPKQLFSEFFRRLDITASRKNWLPFFAWLKILSLCPFFFIFIAMEINDFSIWHLVAGFVYGMIFMGTHGTIWYHRYGTHQAYQFTNKFWRFLTGNLVMKMIPDEIYVVSHHVHHSLSDKPGDPYNAEGGFLYCFLADVNHQPIAKDLSEEDYKKAAALMSHTGVKANSYEQYQKWGSIAHPLTTILGTIANWGFWITAFYLIGGLYLTAAILTGVFIWGVGVRTFNYEGHAKGEIKHVEGFDYHFKDKSINQWWPGIVAGEWHNNHHLYPASARSGFLRGQIDFAWYYIRTLKFIGGVSSFRDSKKQFMETYRKPYLEELERMKAAAKQPVVAE
- a CDS encoding DUF4291 domain-containing protein, whose translation is MKEKTIRALYDEESITVYQAYNGLIAKRAVEAQTFTTPPFRRDRMTWIKPSFCWMMYRSGWATKEDQEYILAIKIKRSGFEWALQNAVLSKFDHKIHSTTNEWNRLLKASPVRVQWDPERDIYLQPTDQRALQIGISGTAVDQYISEWIIGIEDITAYSQHIGQLVKVRKIEEAMALLPQERPYPLPV
- a CDS encoding DUF4256 domain-containing protein, with the translated sequence MNTKKKLSSAQQEELLKTLKARFEKHTARHKGIEWAAVAAKLEASADKLWSLNAMEETGGEPDVVAQDKKTGEYTFFDCAAESPKGRRSTCYDGEALASRKENKPEDSAINMAEEMGIEILTEEQYRALQELGKFDLKTSSWVKTPAEIRKLGGAIFCDRRYDHIFTYHNGAESYYAARGFRGALKV
- a CDS encoding ABC transporter permease translates to MLNNYFKIACRNIVRNKAFSAINIMGLALGIASGLILLLWVQDELRTGRQYADIGRLFRIMEHEIADGRIVTDEDTPGLMADEVKSHIPEIAYAAGISTNEEHVLSVGEKSSRLTGCFAGADWFHIYNIPLLAGAATSALSMPDNIAISRKVATAFFNDPYTALGKNVRFDGSDYKVTAVFEDLPHQSTDKYDYLLNWQLYLKREPWLTVWENTGPGTRIQVKPGTDPKKVESKLKTFLKGRNKDISAVYNIELFLQPEADAYLYSNFSNGQRDGGRIGYVRLFIIVAAFLLLIATINFMNLTTARSIKRAKEVGVRKAIGAQRLSLIWQFMHEALLMTVIATILAIATVWLSLPFFNRLTDKTLSLPFGDPAFGISLLGILIVTSLLSGSYPAFFLSAIKPVRVLKGTLQTGPSAQLFRRGLVVFQFVLSILMIVGTIVVYRQMKYIQRKNLGFDRENIIILRGEGDIAAHFQTFKQELLQQPDIQSVSHMQTNPLQNRNTTDIVNWQGKDPSLAIQFNNTAVGYDFVKTMHLQMLQGRDFSPAYGADSTNYLINESTAKRLGYKDPVGQPLTFGKQAGIIIGVLKDFHFNSLHVPIRPIIIRLNEKQVYDHILIKTQPGQTKQALAGIERLCRKMNPDYPFTYSFLDSDFQNSYKSETIAGSLIAIFACLSIFIACLGLFGLAAFTAEQRTKEIGVRKVLGASVVSIVRLLSGDFLKLVFAAIIIASPLAWYTMRQWLDTFSYKISLSWSVFLLAGCIAIMIAILTIGFQSVKAALLNPVKSLKEE